The stretch of DNA GCCCGAACGTACGCCCGACGGGACCTCGAAGCGGGCGAAGACGACAGCCAGTTCATCGCGTTGCTCTTCGATTTCGTTCGGGAGGACGACCACCGCGGCCTCGTCTACCAGCGGCTGTCGGAACACGTCAGCCGACGGCAGTCCCGTGAGGAAGACGTCGAAGGGCTGTTCGGGTAATCGATTGATTTCAGTACGTTTTCCTGCTCGATGTGGTAACGAGTTCGAGGCACATCCGGACGCGAACGCGGTCCAGCGCGGATTCTGCAGTCCCGCGTGTACGCTCGTGTCCTCGAGTTAAGTTCCTGAAATAACGCTTCGATTCTTTTTCGACGCTTGTCGTCCGACAACGAGACGCCGTCTCAGTCGTGCTCGGCGGAGTTGTCCTGTGGGTTGTATCCGAGCACTTCTCGAGCGCGATCGATCGAGTAGTACTTCCGGTCGTTGTCGGAGATGCCGTAGACGATTTCGTAGCCGTAGTCGGCCTGGATGCAGCGATCGAAGAGGTGTGCACAGTCGCGGTAGGAGAGCCACATCGCCTGGCCGCGCTCGTAGTCGATCGGCGGGTGGCCTTCGGTGAGGTTGCCGATCCGGACGCAGGCGACCGAGAGGCCGTACTCGTCGTGGTAGTATCGTCCCAGAGTTTCGCCGGCGGCCTTCGAGACGCCGTAGAGGTTGCCCGGCCGGGGAAGTTCGGAACCGTCGAGCAAGAAGTCGTCTTCCTCGCGGTACATCTCGGGTGTTCGCTCGTCGGTTTCGTAGGCGCCGACGGCGTGGTTCGAGGAGGCGAAGGCGACCTTCTCGACGCCGGCGTCGACCGCGGCCTCGTAGACGACCCTGGTGCCGTCGATGTTGTTCGGCAGGACGCTCTCCCACGGTGCCGTCTTACGGGGGTCGCCCGCGAGGTGGATGACGGCGTCGATCCCCTCCATCGCCTCGCGGACGGCCTCCTCGTCGGTGATGTCCGCGACGACGAACTCGCCCGGATGATCCTCCGTCGGCGGATCTCGATCCAGCAGCCGCCACTCGTAGTCGCGTTCGTCCACGAGACCGTCGAGAATCGCCGTCCCGACGCGCCCCGCAGCCCCAGTAAGGAGGACGGACTGTGCCATTCGTTCGGTGTGAGGGAAAGCGCCGATAAGTAACGTGCGATTCCGGACGGGTGCGGTCGTCGATGGCACGCGGACCACAATTCCCTTCCCGACCGCCGGCGAGTGCTCGAGTATGTCCGAAACGACGCCGACGGACGCCGAAGCCGCCTGTTTCGAGGCTGGAATCAAGTTCGGGTCGCTCTACCACCAGTTCGCCGGGACGCCGCTGTCGCCCGACAGCGCAGCGAGCATCGAGACCGCGATGGAAGAGGCCATCGAGAACCAGCCCCATTGCGAGGAGGTCACTGTCGACGTTCGCGAAGACGAACTCGAGGCCGCACTCGAGGAAGCGGCTGCCGACTACACCGAACTGACTGGCCGATTTCTCGAGGTCGAGATCATCGTCGACTACGATGGCTGTGAGGTCGTCACCCGAATGGCGATGGAAGACGGGTATCCGCTGATGCGACTCGAGTCGGTTCGGGAGCGGTAAGCCGGGAGTCGTTCAATGTCGGACTCTGGACAACTGCCAGTAGATTCATTTTAATTGAATCAGCTACTTTGGGTGTATGTCCACAGGCACCAATCAGTCGGGGACGATAGAGCGGGTCGGCTATCGGCTCGCGAGTGTAGTCGAACGGTGGATGCCGAGTCCATTCCTGTTCGCGATTCTCTTGACGTATCTGGTCTTCGTTGCAGCCCTCGTTCTGGGCGAGTTCGGTCTCATAGAGTCTGCAGAAGGGGGTGCTGCCGGTCCGTTCGCCCTGGTCGAACACTGGTTCGACGGGTTCTGGAACTTCCTCGAGTTCGCGATGCAGATGACGCTGATCCTGATGACTGGATTCGCGCTCGCGTATCATCCGCGGGCCAACGATCTGCTCGTCCGACTCGCCAAAGTGCCCGATACGGCGCCACAGGCAGTCATACTCGTCGCCGTGTTCTCGATGGCGATCGCCTGGATTCACTGGGGCTTTAGCCTCATTCTCGGCGCGATTTTCGCTCGCGAGATGGGGAAGGTCGCCTACGAGAAGGGTATCGACGTTCACTATCCGCTGCTCGCGCTGTCGGGATACATGGGGCTTGCGCTCACCTGGCACTGGGGGCTGTCCGGTTCCGCACCGCTGTTGCTCACGGATGCAGCCCAGGTCGGCGAAGGAACGGCGTTCCACATGGTCCCAGAGGAGGGGATTCCGCTCAGTCAGACGATCATGCACGGCTACGGTATCACGCTGACCGTTCTCTCCATCGTGTTCGCCGCGCTCGTGCTGTACCTCATCACGCCGTCCGGCGAACGGTCGCGCGACATCACGGAGTACATTCCCGAAAGCGAACTGTTCGATACCGCTGGTGACGGCGGTGAGACTGTAGAAACCGAGTCCGAACCGTCTGAGAAACCAGCCCCGGCCGAACGAATCGATAACAACCTCGTTCTCGGTGGGCTTATCGGATTAACTGGGTTCGGCTACGTCCTCTACCTGCTCGTTTCGCAGGGTATCGACGCACTGAACCTCAACGTCGTCAACTTCGGGTTTCTGATGGCCGGACTGCTCATCTGGACGAACCCCTCGGCGTACCGTGACAAGTTCGGCGAAGCGGCCACGGCCGCCGCGGGCGTCATCCTGCTGTTCCCCTTCTTCGCCGGCATCCAGGGGATCATGGCCGGCTCCGGGCTCGCTGCCGAAATCGCCGACGCCATGGTCGGACTCGCGACCGAGTCGACGTTCCCCGTCATCGCGTGGCTGACGGCCGCGATCGTCAACGCGTTCGTTCCGTCCGGTGGCGGCGAGTGGATCATTCTCGGGCCGTCGATCCTCGAGGCTGCAAACGATCTCGGCGTCGACCTCGGTCACGCCACGATGGCCTATGCGGTCGGTGACGCCCA from Natronobacterium texcoconense encodes:
- the azf gene encoding NAD-dependent glucose-6-phosphate dehydrogenase Azf, with translation MAQSVLLTGAAGRVGTAILDGLVDERDYEWRLLDRDPPTEDHPGEFVVADITDEEAVREAMEGIDAVIHLAGDPRKTAPWESVLPNNIDGTRVVYEAAVDAGVEKVAFASSNHAVGAYETDERTPEMYREEDDFLLDGSELPRPGNLYGVSKAAGETLGRYYHDEYGLSVACVRIGNLTEGHPPIDYERGQAMWLSYRDCAHLFDRCIQADYGYEIVYGISDNDRKYYSIDRAREVLGYNPQDNSAEHD
- a CDS encoding dihydroneopterin aldolase family protein; translation: MSETTPTDAEAACFEAGIKFGSLYHQFAGTPLSPDSAASIETAMEEAIENQPHCEEVTVDVREDELEAALEEAAADYTELTGRFLEVEIIVDYDGCEVVTRMAMEDGYPLMRLESVRER
- a CDS encoding short-chain fatty acid transporter, which translates into the protein MSTGTNQSGTIERVGYRLASVVERWMPSPFLFAILLTYLVFVAALVLGEFGLIESAEGGAAGPFALVEHWFDGFWNFLEFAMQMTLILMTGFALAYHPRANDLLVRLAKVPDTAPQAVILVAVFSMAIAWIHWGFSLILGAIFAREMGKVAYEKGIDVHYPLLALSGYMGLALTWHWGLSGSAPLLLTDAAQVGEGTAFHMVPEEGIPLSQTIMHGYGITLTVLSIVFAALVLYLITPSGERSRDITEYIPESELFDTAGDGGETVETESEPSEKPAPAERIDNNLVLGGLIGLTGFGYVLYLLVSQGIDALNLNVVNFGFLMAGLLIWTNPSAYRDKFGEAATAAAGVILLFPFFAGIQGIMAGSGLAAEIADAMVGLATESTFPVIAWLTAAIVNAFVPSGGGEWIILGPSILEAANDLGVDLGHATMAYAVGDAHTNLLNPFWAIPLLAITRIKAREMFGYAIVMMLALFPFLAAVLYLLPYEALAF